In the genome of Rhizobium sp. NZLR1, the window ATCGGTTCGGCGGGTCGGCCGTTCCGGCGTCGGTTGTGATTTTCGGCAACATCCTGGTCGCAGCTGGCTTTTACGGCTGCTTCCTGGTCCTGCGGCAGAACAACTTCGCCTCGGCGACGGTCGAGATCCGCAGGGATCAGCGGGTCATTTCAAGCGGGCTCTACAGCATCGTGCGTCATCCGATGTATGCGGCGGCGCTTGTGCTCTTCGTTGGCATAACGCTGTCGCTCGGCTCGTATTGGGGCTTGCTTGCCATCCCTCCTGCCTTAGGCGGACTCGTCGCGCGGCTGCTGGACGAGGAGAAGCATCTGGTAAGAGACCTGCCGGGTTATGCCGAATACCGCCGCAAGGTCCGCTACCGGCTACTGCCGGGATTATGGTGACGCCCGAACCGGTAGGCGGAATGACAACCTCTTGAAATCTGGTTGATGTACGCCCAGATTTGGACTATGTCTAATTCAAGACAGGAGGCTTCTATGCGGCATGCGCGACGCACCGAGCAACGAGAAGGCCAGGGGCCGCAGCGGCTGGAAACCGACCGCTTTGCCCCTGTAAATCGCAAAAGGCTCAGCGCTCCGGCGCTACGAACCTTTCTGGCGATCGCCGATCTCTGGGGGTTGAGCGAAGAGCAGCGCCTGCTAATGCTTGGTTATCCCTCCCGCTCGACCTACCACAATTGGGCCAAGCAGGCCCGCGAGCACGGCGCTTTCACGCTCGATGTCGATACGCTGACGCGGATCTCCGCCGTGCTCGGCATCCATCAGGCGCTCGGCGTGCTGTTTGCCGACGAACGCGCCGGCATCGCCTGGCTGCGTACGCCGCATCAGGCGCCGGTTTTCGGCGGGCATCGGCCGCTTGAGATCGTCACCAACGGAACCCAGGACGGGTTGATGACCGTACGCCGGTTTCTCGATGGCGCGCGCGGCGGTCTCTATATGCAGCCGAATGTGCTCGACGAGGCATTCACGCCTTACGAAGATACGGACATCGTCTTCCGGTGAGCGATCGTTTTGCCGAGGCGCCGCGTCCGTCCTGCCGGCTGATCCCGTCGCAATTTCCGCCCATCGGGCTTTTTGAGACGGTGGCGCGGGCGGCTGATCTCGACGCGGTGATGGAACTCGTCGGCTGGACCAACGACCGTCTCGTCGCCGACCGCATCCGCAGGCTTCCCGAGGATGAATGGGTCTACGGGACGCCGAACGCCAGTATCGTGATGGCGGCATTCCTGCATGTCGCGCCGGGAGGAATGCGTTTCAACGGCCCGGATCTCGGCGCCTGGTATGCCGCCGACCATCTCCGCACGGCCGCCGCCGAGGTCGGCCATCATCTCCGGCGCGAAACTGTCGCGCGCGGTGTCGCGACGATGGCCCGCACCTATCGAAGCTACGCCGCTACCCTCATTGGCGACTATCTCGACATTCGCGGCGAACAGGCGCTGCGGCCCCATGTCTATGACGGCACGAGTTATGCTGCGTCGCAGGTGTTGGGCGAAGAGGTGCGTTCGAGCGGCGGCGCCGGTATCCTCTATGACAGCGTCCGGCTGAGAGGCGGGGTGAATATCGCCGCGCACCGGCCGCGCAACATCCGCGACGTGGTGCAGGCCGATCACTTCGAAATCACCGTCTCCGCCACCGACCGGAGCATCGATGTCAGGAAGCTGGCACCCTAGACGACGAGGCGCTCGGCCCAGGCCTTGGCCGTCTTCGCCATCGTGGCGAGGTGATCGGCAGCGGAGAAGCCGGAGACTGTCTTGCGCGGCTTGAGGTCGTGGTCGCCGTCTTCGAGCCAGAAGAGCTCGATCCTGCTTGAGAGATCGTAGCCCGGCACCTCGTCGCGTGTGCCGAATTCATCGCGCGTCCCCTGGCAGATCAGCGCGGGCGTCGCCAGCCCCGTGAGATGGCCGGTGCGCAGCTTTTCCGGCTGGCCGGGCGGATGAAAGGGATAGCCGAGGCAAAGCAACCCGGCGATCTTTTGCTGACGATAGAGGTCGTCTGCCACCATGCTGGCAACCCGGCCGCCCATCGACTTGCCGCCGATGATCAGCGGGCCGCTGGTCCCGAGCTCGGCAATGGCCGCCTCATATTCGGGATTGAGCGTTTCGGCGCGCGGCGGCGGCTTGCGGCCTCCGGTGCGGCGGGCGGCCATATAGGCGAATTCGAAACGGGCGACGCGGAAGCCGACGGCGGCCAGCGCCTCTGCCGCGGATGTCATCGATGCGGAATCCATCGGCGCGCCGGCGCCATGCGCCAGAAGGATGGTGAAGCGCGCATCCTGCGGCCCCTGCAGCAGAAATCTGTCCAGCATCGGCAATCCTCCATTCCGTCATCGGAACCATGTCGGCGGCCGTGACTTTGTCCTTGAAAGGAGACAGACAATGTCGACGAATGACGAAAACGTAAAGCCCGAGCAGCGGCGACCCAAGGATGTCGGCGCCGTTCCCGAAAAGCCGGAGCCCGCCGACGCAGAATCGCTGGCGCCACCGACAGTGCAGCCGGCTGGAGCGAGCGATAAAAGCGAACGGCCGGTGGTCAATCCCGTGACCGGAGTGGCCTTCTAACGGCTGACTCTATTGCCGTGCGGGACAGTCCCTTGAAACCCAGGCCCAAAGGGTCCATATACCGCTCCTGCCTGAAAAACGGATGCGTATGGTATCGACGCCGTCGAGCCGTTCGCTGTCCGACAGGATAAGGGCGCTCCCCGCAAGGGTCGAGCGCCCTTTTTGCTTTTCAGACATCGCGCGGACCGAGGCTTTTGTTTCGCTGTGGTGGCAATCGTGAGGACCTGCCACCATACTCTATATAGCACTTCGGAATCCCGAAATTGGTTGCCGGATTGAAATCATTGCGTATTCTTTGCGACGACACCGCGCGAAAACCCCGCGGATTTCGGAATCCCGAAGCGGCGAATTTCGGGATTCCGAAGTGGGATTTTTTCCGTCCTGCCGTTTTTTCGCGGCGGCACTGTCGATTTTCGCATCCGCCGTTCGTCATTCTCACGATGTGCTGCAGCACGTCCCTTGCGCGTCCGAAACGATGCGTGGCAACAGAAGGAGGATATCGTCATGGATAATCAGCATCTGGTACCCGCCGCCGTGCTTGCGGCAAAGAACGGCGTCCGGTTTCCCAATGAGAGCGAGGTTTATCGCAGCGCCCGCGATGCGCTGCTGGCCGAAGAGATCGAATTGCGCCGGCACATCGAGCGGGTGGCGGTACAGCGCCGAGCGCTGCCCCCGGGCGGCGAGGTGACGAAGGATTACCGTTTCGAAGGCGCTAACGGGCCGATATCCTTTACCGAACTCTTCGCCGACAAGGACACGCTGATCGTCTACAGCTATATGTTCGGCCCGGAGCGCGAGCGCCCATGCCCGATGTGCACCTCGCTGCTGTCGGCCTGGGACGGCGAGGTGCCTGACATCCAGCAGCGCGCTGCGCTGGCGGTCGTCGCGCTGTCGCCGATCGGCAAGCTGCTTGCCTTCAAGACGGAACGCGGCTGGCACCATCTGCCGCTCTATTCCGACCCGACGGGAGATTACAGCCGCGACTATCACGCCATCGGCAGAGGCGGTGGCGATGACGCCGCCTTCAACGTCTTCACCCGGCGCGACGGCAGCATCCGCCATTTCTGGAGCGGGGAGATGGGCGGGGTGACCGCCGATCCGGGCGAAGATCCGCGCGGCGCGCCCGACCTGATGCCGCTCTGGACCGTGCTCGATTGCACGCCCGAAGGCCGGGCGCCGGACTGGTATCCGAAGCTGTCTTATTAGGGCAGGCGTCCCAGGCCCTCAGCCGGTGGAGCGGTTTCTCGACGCCTCGGCCCATTCGAGGTTGGCGACCGCAGCTTCCGGCAGCGGCGGCGGGTCGATGTCGTAGATATAGCCGGTGAGCATGTCGGCGGCGCGTTCCGTCGCCTTGATCTTCGCCTCGGTTTCCGCCACCGCCTTGGAGATCGCCTCGATGCGGGCGCGGAACATGTGGGCGAGCACATCGCGGCCGGAGTGTTTGCCGAGCCGCTCCAGATGCAGTCCGATGCGCGAGGCATGGCGCTCCAGCTCGCTCTTGCTGAACCGCGCCTTGCGCAGCTCTTCGGAGAGACTGTCCTGCATGACGGCGACGGGATCGAAGCTCCCAGGCGCGCGCTCGTCGAGCACCGCGTCGGTGACCAGCTTCTCGATCATCACAAGCGCCTGCAGCTCGGCGGCATCGGCGAATTCGACGTCGTAGCCGGTATCGTCGTAGACTTTGCGGCGGACCGGATCGAGAAGCAGCCCATAGGCTTTCTGCAGATGGGCGAAGGCTTGCGAATCACCACCCGAATCGGGGTGGGCGACCTTCGCCAGGCGCCGATAGGCAGCCTTCAGCTGAGCCTCGTTTGCATCGCGTTCAACGCCGAGAATATCGTATGGATCCGTCACGCCTGCTCCCTTGCCACCCAGCACGTCGTGGGCGGTCTAGGTCTTCTTCCGCATCAGAAGGGCGAAGTTTAGACCGAAAGCAGGAAAGACGTCCATGGCCTGAGATTGGAATGGTCGATGCGGATGTGTCGAAAAATCGAGGATTGTCCAATTGCTTCAAAATCTTGGGCTAAGATCAGCGTGTGGCGATCATGGCAAGATAACATTTGGCTTCGCCGTCGATTTCCAACGCGGTCCCGACCGCGTCGTTGATCAGCAGCGCATCGCCGGCCGCAAGCGCGCCGGTCTCGCCGTCCCGCCGGAATGACAGCGTGCCGCGATGGCAGAGCAGCAGGCATGTCGACGACGGCAGCGGCAGGGTCTTGCCGCCAGCGATGTCGAGCCGGATCAGCGTATGGGTAAACCCGTTGCGGCGGGTCATGACGTTGAGATCGGTGATGGCGCCGTCCTCGAGCCTGGCGGCGACGGGGATATCGGCCGGGAAGGCAAGCGGATCGTCTGCCGTCGTCAGTAGCGCCGGCGTCCGGCCTTCGATATCGAGCACCATGCCGTTGCCGTCGAGGATCGCCAGCGTGCGGTCGATGCCGGGAAAGATCGAAAACGGGCCGTCTGTCGCGACGGTCGCCATGCTGACGCGCCAGTCGAAACCGCCAAGGCCAGCATCTTCGGGCGAAACGGCGATCTCCACCGTTTCGCCGCCGCCGTTCTTCCACGGCATGCGCTTGTGATCGCCGGCGCGCAGGATCCTCACCGGGCTCAGTTCCCGAGAATGCCGGGCAGGCGCAGGCCCTTTTCCCTGGCGCAGTCTAGAGCGATGTCATAGCCGGCATCGGCGTGGCGCATGACGCCGGTCGCCGGGTCGTTCCAGAGCACGCGCTCCAGCCGCCTTGCCGCGTCGTCCGTACCATCGGCGCAGATGACCATGCCGGAATGCTGCGAGAAGCCCATGCCGACGCCGCCGCCGTGGTGCAGCGACACCCAGGTGGCGCCCGACGCCGTGTTGAGCAGGGCGTTGAGTAGCGGCCAGTCGGAAACGGCGTCGGAGCCGTCCTTCATGGCCTCCGTCTCCCGGTTCGGCGAGGCGACGGAACCCGAATCCAGGTGGTCGCGGCCGATGACGATCGGGGCGGAGAGTTCGCCTGATTTCACCATCTCGTTGAAGGCGAGGCCAAGCTTGTGGCGGTCGCCGAGGCCTACCCAGCAGATGCGCGCCGGCAGGCCCTGGAAGGCGATGCGCTCCCTGGCCATATCCAGCCAATTGTGCAGGTGCTTGTTGTCGGGCAGCAATTCTTTCACCTTGGCATCGGTCTTGTAGATATCCTCCGGGTCGCCGGAAAGGGCTGCCCAGCGGAAGGGGCCGATGCCGCGGCAAAACAGCGGGCGGATATAGGCCGGCACGAAGCCGGGGAAGGCGAAGGCGTTTTCGAGGCCTTCGTCCTTGGCGACCTGGCGGATATTGTTGCCGTAATCGAGCGTCGGAATACCGGCATTCCAGAAGGCGATCATCGCTTCGACATGCTCGCGCATCGAGGCGCGCGCCGCTTTTTCCACTGCTTTCGGATCGCTTTCGCGCTTGGCCTTCCACTCGGCCATCGTCCAGCCCTTCGGCAGGTAGCCGTTGATCGGGTCGTGCGCCGAGGTCTGGTCGGTGACCATGTCGGGGCGGATGCCGCGGCGGACCATTTCCGGCAGGATTTCGGCGGCATTGCCGAGCAGGCCGACGGATTTGGCTTCACCGGCCTTGGTCCAGCGGTCGATCATCTCGAGCGCTTCGTCGAGCGTCTCGGCCTTGGCGTCGACATAGCGGGTGCGCAGCCGGAAATCGATCGAGTCTGGATTGCATTCGATGGCGAGGCAGCAGGCGCCGGCCATCACCGCGGCGAGCGGCTGGGCGCCGCCCATGCCGCCGAGGCCGCCGGTCAGGATCCATTTGCCCTTGAGATTGCCGCCATAATGCTGACGGCCGGCCTCGACGAAGGTCTCGTAGGTGCCCTGGACGATGCCCTGCGTGCCGATATAGATCCACGAGCCGGCCGTCATCTGGCCGTACATGGCAAGGCCTTTCTTATCCAGCTCATTGAAATGGTCCCAGGTCGCCCAATGCGGCACCAGGTTGGAATTGGCGATCAGCACCCGCGGCGCATCCTTGTGGGTGCGGAAGACGCCGACCGGCTTGCCGGATTGGACGAGCAGCGTTTCTTCTTCGGTCAGCGTCTTCAGCGTCGCGACGATGCGGTCGAAATCCTCCCAGGTGCGGGTGGCGCGGCCGATGCCGCCGTAAACGACGAGTTCGTTCGGGTTCTCGGCGACATCAGGATCAAGATTGTTCATCAACATGCGCAGCGGCGCTTCGGTCATCCAGCTCTTGGCATTGAGATCATTGCCGCGGGGCGCGCGGATTTCGCGGATATTGTGGCGTGGGTTGGTCATGGCGGTTCCCCTGTCGAGTGATCGTTATCGTTTCAGGTCTGGCGCAATTTGTTCGATGCGCACCAGAATGTTTTTGAGATGGACGCGAAGTCGGTCTGCCCTCGCGGTGTCGTAGGCAAAGGGCGGTGTCTCGGTCTGCAGATGCGTCGACTGCGCAAGCTCCATCTGGATCGCGTGCACGCCGGTCTCGGGCCGGCCGTAATGGCGGGTCGTCCAGCCACCCTTGAAGCGACCGTTGAGCACGCTGTCATAACCTTCTGCGGCTTCGACGACGGTCAGCGTCGCTTGCTCGATGGCGCCGTCGCAGGTTTTGCCCATATCGGTGCCGATATTGAAATCCGGCAGCTTGCCTTCGAACAGGAAGGGAATGTGAGAGCGGATCGAGTGGCAGTCGTAAAGGATCGCCACGCCATGGCTTGCCCTGACGCGCTCGATCTCGGCGGCAAGTGCCGCGTGATAGGGCGCATGAAAATCCCGCAGCCGCGCCGCGATATCGGCTTCGTCAGGCGCCTGCCCATCCTTCCAGATCGGCTGGCCGTCGAAGTCCGTTTCCGGGATGAGGCCGGTGGTGTTCTGGCCGGGATAAAGGCTGACGCCCTGCGGATCGCGGTTGGCGTCGATCACGTAGCGGTGGAAGGTGGCGCGCACGGTCGTGACATTGTCGAGCAGGCCGTCATAGAGCTGGTGGATGTGCCAGTCGGTATCGGCCAGAATCCTGCCATTGTCGTTGAGACGGTCGGCAATCTCCGCCGGCACGTCGGTGCCGGTGTGGGGAAAGGCGAGGATTATGGGGGAGGTGCCCTGACGGATTTCGTATGGTGCGGTCATCTCAACCCTCCAAAACCGGCAAGATGCCAGATGAAACCGAGGCGTTCAGTGCGCCGGTCGCCACCAGCTCGGCGGCGGCGGCGAGGTCGTTGGCCATGTAGCGGTCGGTATCGAGGGTCGGAACCTTGCTGCGGATCGCGGTGATCGCCTTGGCGAGTTCCGGGCTTGTCGACAGCGGCGCGCGCAGTTCGACGCCTTGGGCGGCGGTCAGCGCCTCGATGCCGATGATGGCGAACAGGTTCTCGGTCATCCCGAGCAGGCGGCGGGCGCCGTGGCAGGCCATCGAGACATGGTCTTCCTGGTTGGCTGAGGTCGGGGTCGAATCGACCGAGGCCGGATGCGACATCTGCTTGTTCTCCGACATCAGCGCCGCCGAGGTGACCTCGGCGATCATCAGGCCGGAATTCAGGCCCGGCTTCTTGGCGAGGAAGGCCGGCAGGCCGTAGGAAAGGGTGGGATCGACCAGCAGGGCGATGCGGCGCTGCGAAATCGCGCCGATCTCGCAGACGGCAAGCGCGATCTGGTCGGCGGCAAAGGCGACGGGTTCGGCGTGGAAATTGCCGCCGGAGACGACGGAATTGTCCGACAGCACCAGCGGATTGTCTGTGACCGCATTGGCCTCGATCTCCAGCGTGCGGGCAACCGAGCGCAGCAGGTCAAGGCAGGCGCCATCGACCTGGGGTTGGCAGCGGATGCAATAGGGATCCTGCACACGCTCGTCGCCCTCGATATGGCTCTGGCGGATGACGGATTGTTCGAGCAGGGCGCGAAGTGCTGATGCCGTGTCGATCTGGCCCTTGTGGCCGCGCAAGGTGTGAATATCCGGATGGAAGGGCGCCGAAGAGCCCATGGCGGCGTCGGTCGACATGGCGCCGGTGATCAGCGCCGACTGCGCGGCGCGGTGGGCGCGGAAGAGACCGGCAAGCGCCAAGGCCGTCGAGGTCTGGGTGCCGTTGATCAGCGCCAGGCCCTCCTTGGCGGCGAGCACTACCGGTTTGAGACCTGCCCTTTCGAGGGCTTCAGCGCCCGAAAGACGTTCGCCGGCGAAGAAGGCTTCGGCTTCGCCCATCATCACCGCGGCCATATGGGCGAGCGGTGCAAGATCGCCGGAGGCGCCGACCGAGCCTTTTTCCGGGATCAGCGGAATGACGCCCTTTTCCAGCATGCCCTCGATCAGCCGCACCAGCTCCAGCCGTACGCCGGAGGCGCCGCGCCCGAGCGAGACCAGTTTCAGCGCCATGATCAACCGGACGATATTTTCAGGCAGCGGCGCGCCGACGCCACAGCAATGCGACAGGATGAGATTGCGCTGCAAGGTTGCGACGTCGGCGCTGTCGATCTTGATCGAGGCGAGTTTGCCGAAGCCGGTATTGATGCCGTAGACCGGCGCATTGCCGGCGGCGATCTCGGCGATCCGGGCGGCGGCCTTAGCGATGCCGGCATCGAAGGCGGGATCGAGCCTTGCCGGCTCGCCGGTCCAATAGATGATTTCCAAATCCCTGAGGGAGACGGAGCCCGGGTGGAGCGTGATGGTCATCGACCGTTCCTTTCGCCCTTGAAGACGCGTGTGTGAAGCGGGTTGAAGCCGATGCGGTAGACGAGCTCGGCGAGGCTCTCAATATTCCAGACGGCAAAATCGGCTGATTTGCCGGGCTCGAGCGTTCCGGTCTCGCCGATGAGGCCGAGCGCGCGCGCACCTTCGCGAGTGGCGCCGGCGATGCATTCTTCGACGGTGAGGCCGAAAAGCGTCGCCGACATGTTCATGGTCAGCAGCATCGAGGTGAGCGGCGAGGTGCCGGGATTGCAATCGGTGGCAATCGCAATCGGCACGCCGGCCTGGCGTAGCGCCTCCACCGGTGGCTTCTGCTTCTCGTGGATGGCGTAGAAGGCGCCGGGCAGAAGCACGGCCACGGTGCCGGCAGCGGCCATCGCGGCAACACCTTCTTCGTCGAGATATTCCAGATGATCGGCCGAAAGCGCGCCATATGACGCGGCGAGCCGGGCGCCGCCGAGATTGGAAAGTTGCTCGGCATGCAGCTTGACCGGCAGGCCAAGCGCCTTCGCCTTGTCGAAGACGCGGGCGATCTCGGCTCTGGAAAAGGCAATGCCCTCGCAGAAGCCGTCGACCGCATCGGCAAGGCCGAGATTATACATGTCGTCGAGGCCGGGCAGCACGACATCATCGAGATAATCGCCGTTGCGGCCCTTGTATTCCACCGGCGTCGCATGGGCGCCGAGATAGCTGGTGGCGACGCGGACCGGTCTCAGATGGCCGAGCAGACGGGCGCTCTGCAACATCTTCACTTCGCCGGTCCGGTTCAGCCCGTAGCCGGATTTGATCTCGATCGTCGTCACGCCTTCGGCAAGCAGCGTATCGAGCCGCGGCAGCGCCGCGCTGACGAGTTCCTCGACCGACAGCGCATTGGTCGCTTTGACCGAGGAGACGATGCCACCGCCGGCACGCGCAATTTCCTCATAGGTGGCGCCTTGAAGGCGCATCTCGAACTCGCGGGCTCGGTTGCCGCCGTGGACGATATGGGTGTGGCAGTCTACGAGGCCGGGCGTGACCCAGCGGCCTTCGAGATCGACGATGTCGGAGCGTTCGATGGCGGAAGCCGGCAACTCGCTTTCGGCACCGGCAAAGGTGATGCCGCCGTTTTCGGTGAGCACGGCGCCCTTTTCGACGATACCGAGCCCGTCCTTTTCAGGCGCAAGCGTGGCCAGGCGCGCATTGCGCCACAGCACTGGCCGGACGTCTGGGGATGAGGCTTCCTCTGAAAAATTGTTCCCGGTCATCAGCTTTGCGCCTTTCCTTATGTCGAAACATGTATATACATAATAAGCAGGTGACAAGAGAAATTTTGCGCGCTTTTCTGGAAAAGAAAGAGCAGCGGCGCGGTAAGAGGAGAGGGACGGCCATGACCACACTTCACGCAGGCACGGCACTGACGCCGAAAGGCTGGCAGAAGGACGTGCGGCTGACGCTCGAAGCCGGTCGCATTGCCCGGGTCGAGATCGGGGTTTCGCCTCAGCCCGGCGATGAACGCCACGCTCTTATCGTTCCGGCCATGGGAAATCTGCACAGCCATGCCTTCCAGCGGGCGATGGCCGGCCTTGCCGAGGTACGCGGCCCGGCCAATGACAGCTTTTGGAGCTGGCGCACCGTCATGTACAAGTTCGCGCTGGCAATGACCCCTGAACATGTCGAGGCGGTCGCCGCCAAGCTCTATGCGGAAATGCTGGAGGCGGGCTTTTCCCGGGTCGGCGAATTCCATTATCTCCACCATGACAGGGATGGCGGCATTTACGCCAATATCGCCGAGCTTGCCGAACGCATTGGTGCTGCCAGCGAAGAGACCGGCCTCGGCCTGACCTTGCTGCCGGTCTTCTACGCTCATTCCGGCTTCGGCGGCGCTCAGCCGATCGACGGCCAGCGGCGTTTCATCAATTCGCTGGAAAGCTTCGAAAGGCTGATGGAGGGATGCCGGGCGGTAACCAGCCGGCTCGACGGCGCCGAACTCGGGCTGGCGCCGCACAGCCTGCGCGCCGCAACGCCTGAGGAATTGGCGAAGCTTGTGCCGATGGCGGGCGACGGCCCCATCCATATCCATGTCGCCGAGCAGGTCAAGGAGGTCGAGGATTGCATCGCCTGGTCGGGCGCGCGGCCGGTGGAATGGCTGCTCGATCATGCGCCTGTGGATGAGCGCTGGTGCTTGATCCACGCGACGCACATGACCGACGACGAAACGCGGCGGATGGCGAAAAGCGGGGCGATTGCCGGCCTCTGCCCGATCACCGAAGCCAATCTCGGCGACGGCGCCTTTGCCGCGCCACTCTTCCTCGAAGAGGGCGGGCGTTACGGCATCGGTTCGGATTCCAATGTGCTGATCTCGGTGCCGGAAGAACTGCGCCAGCTCGAATATTCGCAGCGCCTGGCTCTGCGCGCCCGCAATGTCGTTGCAGCACCCGGCGGATCGACGGCACTTTGCCTGTTCACCCAGGCGCTTGCCGGCGGCGGTGCCGCTTTGAAGGCGCCCGCAGGTCTTGTTGAAGGCCATCACGCCGATCTCGTTTCGCTCGATACTGCGGCCGTTTCCTATCTCTCCGGCGACCAGATTCTCGATCACTGGCTGTTTGCCGGCGGTATTTCCGTCGATTGCGTCTGGGCGCGCGGCCGCAAGCAGGTGGAGGGCGGGCGCCATCTCAAACGTGACGCCATCGACCGGCGTTTCCTGGCCGCGATGGGTGAATTGCTGGCTGCCTGAAAAAGCGCTTTTCATGAGCAAGCATTCGAATTAGAGCGGGGGATCAATCGGAACGTGGCGATGAATCAAAGCAGGGATCCCACCTTGCATCAGCGCATCCTTGGCGACATCGAGGGCCGTATCGTCTCGGGCGAATGGCCGCCGGGGCATCGCATTCCCTTCGAAGTGGATCTCGCCACCCAATATGACGTCTCGCGGATGACGGTGAACAAGGTGCTGACTCAGCTCGCCAAGGCCGGTCTCATCGAGCGCCGCAAGAAATCCGGCAGCTTCGTCACCCAGCCGCAGGCGCAATCGGCCGTCCTCGAAATCCACGACATCAAGGCCGAGGTGCAGTCGCTGAACCTGCCCTATTCCTATGCGGTTTCGAAGAAGACCAGCCGCAAGGCGAAGGTGGAAGACAGCCGCCGGCTGGAACTGCCGGTCGCCTCTTCGGTCGTCGAGGTGGTCTGCATCCACAATGCCGGCGCGCGGCCCTTCTGCCTGGAGGAGCGGTTGATCAGTCTGGCGACCGTACCGGAAGCCGCCGATGCCGATTTCCTGATGATGGCGCCGGGGCCCTGGTTGCTCA includes:
- a CDS encoding RES family NAD+ phosphorylase — its product is MSDRFAEAPRPSCRLIPSQFPPIGLFETVARAADLDAVMELVGWTNDRLVADRIRRLPEDEWVYGTPNASIVMAAFLHVAPGGMRFNGPDLGAWYAADHLRTAAAEVGHHLRRETVARGVATMARTYRSYAATLIGDYLDIRGEQALRPHVYDGTSYAASQVLGEEVRSSGGAGILYDSVRLRGGVNIAAHRPRNIRDVVQADHFEITVSATDRSIDVRKLAP
- the hutH gene encoding histidine ammonia-lyase, translating into MTITLHPGSVSLRDLEIIYWTGEPARLDPAFDAGIAKAAARIAEIAAGNAPVYGINTGFGKLASIKIDSADVATLQRNLILSHCCGVGAPLPENIVRLIMALKLVSLGRGASGVRLELVRLIEGMLEKGVIPLIPEKGSVGASGDLAPLAHMAAVMMGEAEAFFAGERLSGAEALERAGLKPVVLAAKEGLALINGTQTSTALALAGLFRAHRAAQSALITGAMSTDAAMGSSAPFHPDIHTLRGHKGQIDTASALRALLEQSVIRQSHIEGDERVQDPYCIRCQPQVDGACLDLLRSVARTLEIEANAVTDNPLVLSDNSVVSGGNFHAEPVAFAADQIALAVCEIGAISQRRIALLVDPTLSYGLPAFLAKKPGLNSGLMIAEVTSAALMSENKQMSHPASVDSTPTSANQEDHVSMACHGARRLLGMTENLFAIIGIEALTAAQGVELRAPLSTSPELAKAITAIRSKVPTLDTDRYMANDLAAAAELVATGALNASVSSGILPVLEG
- the hutU gene encoding urocanate hydratase; translated protein: MTNPRHNIREIRAPRGNDLNAKSWMTEAPLRMLMNNLDPDVAENPNELVVYGGIGRATRTWEDFDRIVATLKTLTEEETLLVQSGKPVGVFRTHKDAPRVLIANSNLVPHWATWDHFNELDKKGLAMYGQMTAGSWIYIGTQGIVQGTYETFVEAGRQHYGGNLKGKWILTGGLGGMGGAQPLAAVMAGACCLAIECNPDSIDFRLRTRYVDAKAETLDEALEMIDRWTKAGEAKSVGLLGNAAEILPEMVRRGIRPDMVTDQTSAHDPINGYLPKGWTMAEWKAKRESDPKAVEKAARASMREHVEAMIAFWNAGIPTLDYGNNIRQVAKDEGLENAFAFPGFVPAYIRPLFCRGIGPFRWAALSGDPEDIYKTDAKVKELLPDNKHLHNWLDMARERIAFQGLPARICWVGLGDRHKLGLAFNEMVKSGELSAPIVIGRDHLDSGSVASPNRETEAMKDGSDAVSDWPLLNALLNTASGATWVSLHHGGGVGMGFSQHSGMVICADGTDDAARRLERVLWNDPATGVMRHADAGYDIALDCAREKGLRLPGILGN
- the hutG gene encoding N-formylglutamate deformylase, whose translation is MTAPYEIRQGTSPIILAFPHTGTDVPAEIADRLNDNGRILADTDWHIHQLYDGLLDNVTTVRATFHRYVIDANRDPQGVSLYPGQNTTGLIPETDFDGQPIWKDGQAPDEADIAARLRDFHAPYHAALAAEIERVRASHGVAILYDCHSIRSHIPFLFEGKLPDFNIGTDMGKTCDGAIEQATLTVVEAAEGYDSVLNGRFKGGWTTRHYGRPETGVHAIQMELAQSTHLQTETPPFAYDTARADRLRVHLKNILVRIEQIAPDLKR
- a CDS encoding alpha/beta family hydrolase; translated protein: MLDRFLLQGPQDARFTILLAHGAGAPMDSASMTSAAEALAAVGFRVARFEFAYMAARRTGGRKPPPRAETLNPEYEAAIAELGTSGPLIIGGKSMGGRVASMVADDLYRQQKIAGLLCLGYPFHPPGQPEKLRTGHLTGLATPALICQGTRDEFGTRDEVPGYDLSSRIELFWLEDGDHDLKPRKTVSGFSAADHLATMAKTAKAWAERLVV
- a CDS encoding HutD family protein; translated protein: MRILRAGDHKRMPWKNGGGETVEIAVSPEDAGLGGFDWRVSMATVATDGPFSIFPGIDRTLAILDGNGMVLDIEGRTPALLTTADDPLAFPADIPVAARLEDGAITDLNVMTRRNGFTHTLIRLDIAGGKTLPLPSSTCLLLCHRGTLSFRRDGETGALAAGDALLINDAVGTALEIDGEAKCYLAMIATR
- a CDS encoding DUF899 family protein, translating into MDNQHLVPAAVLAAKNGVRFPNESEVYRSARDALLAEEIELRRHIERVAVQRRALPPGGEVTKDYRFEGANGPISFTELFADKDTLIVYSYMFGPERERPCPMCTSLLSAWDGEVPDIQQRAALAVVALSPIGKLLAFKTERGWHHLPLYSDPTGDYSRDYHAIGRGGGDDAAFNVFTRRDGSIRHFWSGEMGGVTADPGEDPRGAPDLMPLWTVLDCTPEGRAPDWYPKLSY
- a CDS encoding isoprenylcysteine carboxylmethyltransferase family protein produces the protein MEDQKKNLGRRATEATVKFVAVLAVMIFVAAGSLSYWQGWLFFLNFSAWIVATTAYFLKYDRALLEQRLHVGPAAEREPAQKRIQLFNGIVLIALFIGSALDYRFGGSAVPASVVIFGNILVAAGFYGCFLVLRQNNFASATVEIRRDQRVISSGLYSIVRHPMYAAALVLFVGITLSLGSYWGLLAIPPALGGLVARLLDEEKHLVRDLPGYAEYRRKVRYRLLPGLW
- a CDS encoding MbcA/ParS/Xre antitoxin family protein; translation: MRHARRTEQREGQGPQRLETDRFAPVNRKRLSAPALRTFLAIADLWGLSEEQRLLMLGYPSRSTYHNWAKQAREHGAFTLDVDTLTRISAVLGIHQALGVLFADERAGIAWLRTPHQAPVFGGHRPLEIVTNGTQDGLMTVRRFLDGARGGLYMQPNVLDEAFTPYEDTDIVFR
- a CDS encoding J domain-containing protein — its product is MTDPYDILGVERDANEAQLKAAYRRLAKVAHPDSGGDSQAFAHLQKAYGLLLDPVRRKVYDDTGYDVEFADAAELQALVMIEKLVTDAVLDERAPGSFDPVAVMQDSLSEELRKARFSKSELERHASRIGLHLERLGKHSGRDVLAHMFRARIEAISKAVAETEAKIKATERAADMLTGYIYDIDPPPLPEAAVANLEWAEASRNRSTG